CATTATTGTTGATCATACTTTGGTCCTTTGCCTTTTTGAAATGTATATCTTTATAGACAAAAATGACTTCACTTCCTTTAATATGCATTAAAAGTCCCTCTGTTGACATCTTCATTTGTTTCCTGTGGGTTAAACGTTCACTCATCTGATTCATACCTGAGAAGGGAATATAATGCAACAAATTTACAACAATATTGGATGTAAAACTAATGGCAGATTTATGAAACATTTCAGTGATGGTCATAACATCTGAAGTGAAATTATACCTTTGTAGTCTCTTTCTCAGATCTTTAATCTGTTCATTCTTTTTAGTGAGAATTTCCTTCATGTTGCGGTATGCAGCCGTCTGCTGAAATTTCTTTTCCAGTTCCTTAATCCGTAAATAAACACAATATGATTTATCAAACACATCAAGCTTCACTAATTTATAAACAGATACCTTAAAAGTTCATTAGATACAAAGTTTGGctttttaagatttttaaaggGTTTTTTTCATCTATTGTAatgtatacaaaatataaatattaaataataatgaattatgtataataattataataatatataattaaatttatatatatattaaaatgtattactgtcaataataaataaatatattactgtcaataataaataaatatattttgggGAAAGTTAAAAGATTATGGTTCACACTGAAGCTGATTTTTCACACAGATCTGTTTTTTAAAGTGAGGAGCCAAATCTGATCTCATATGTGGAAATATACTAAATATGTATCTGTTTTTTGCAATGTGATTTCACTGCGAACAGTCAGGTCAGGATTCAGATTAGTGTCTGATAAGCGTTACATCTCTGAATAAGAATTTGCAATAAGCAGGCTTAGTACCTTCTCAGCAAGGGAAAGTTGCTCCTGGACACGAAGCAGGTCATGTTTAGCGGATACAAGGCTGTCCTGCAGGTCTTTTTGAGAAGCAACGTTGGCATTCAGGGTCTTTTTAAAGTCAGCCTGCATTGCTGCAACTGTGCCTTCCAGATTTGCGATCTCCTGAGCACACATTGCAAACTACCAATGCAAAAAATTGTCTGTAAATATTTTGCCAATTTTATTGCTGTTTCTAAATTTTACAGGTACTTTAtatagtacttttttttttttatcttgacagaaaaaaaataaaaataaaacaaaacagcacATACCACAGAGTTTCCATGAAGCCATAGAAGAAGTCATAACAGAAATGGTGAGAAATAAAATCTCATAAACAAAATATGGGAAGTCATATTGCCAACAAAGGAAATCACTCTCTGTGTGTTCACAGGGGCATTGACAAAGGCTCAAACACAATCCAAATGTTTACTATAGGATCAAATCCATGCTACATATATTTGCAAAACAAAGTATAGGTCTATCACTAATGAACCTGAAGGCTAAAATTGCCAGCTTGGTAAAGTGCATGGTATATTTTATACCTGATGATCTCCTTGACTTTTTTGAAGGTCTTTCAAGGCCCTCTCTGCTTTGGACTTGTCATCTAGAGCGCTCATGGCCTACAATACAATCGTTATAAAGGCATGAGAGATAATAACTACCATAAAGTGGTCCCCAAAACTATTGGACACTTAAGCCAcaattaaaaatgtctgaatgtcatGGGTTTCGCAAAATATAAAACCAAAtggcttttattttaaagaaacatAGCACAATTTCACTgaagcaaaacattttaaattataaaataatattgtttaGGGTGCAAATACTTTCTGGGGCCACAGTATGTATCAagtttactattattatttttattattattatcataatttcTTTACCTGAGATTCCAAAGTTCTGAGTCTAGCTTTCAATTTGTCATTGTCCTCTTGTAGTCTGGAAATCTcctaaaattaaaaagtaaaagacTTTATCTGTTAGTGTTGATTTATGTGCAGTACATGTGTCATTGttcaaatttaataataaaaaaaccttCTGGAGTAGTTCAGAAACACCTCCTTCATTCAGCGGTGCTAATTTTGGCTTACTGGACTCCTGATTTACCTAAAAGCACATAAAGCAGATGTTGAAGGCAGCTCACCATGGAGAAACATTCTTAAAATATAGTACTGTCTTTGTCCATTTAGGACACATCACATTTTTATCAAAATTAGTATTGTGTTTTATTAGCATTGAAACCATTTATATTCTCATCTACTTCTAAATTTGCTAAATAAACTCAATGCAATTCATGGAATTTTGCATTTGAACTCATGACCATGACAGAAACTAAAGTTATATTGACTTATATTGATTATATAAGATGTTAAGGGAATTTATGTTTCGACTGTTTTTATTTGCTGTCATCATCAGACTAGCATGATAATCTGTACTTAAGAACATTACACGCCATGACAATCTAGAACAACAAAACGTGCATGTCACACTTTAACCtgcaaaatgtgaattttgtgcAGGCTGCTACAAATGAAACAACTTAGTAACTGACTATACCTATCAGAGACATATGTCTCCTGTTCAGACCTGCAATGAGCTCACCTTGTTGTTGGGTTTGAAATCAGTCTTCTCAAACTCAGCTACTTGCTCCAGTAACTCTCTAATAagaaaagaaatttaaaaaaaaggggggggggggtgagaGAAATGTAAGGATTCATTATGAATGTTGCACAATAGATGAGCGTTATCTTAATTGTAAGTAATTCTAAAGATGTCAAACCATAAGGAATCACACTTTTCCTTGATACTTTGAGATAAATAAAGTTCATGTGTAGCTGAGTGTCCACACTGCTTTTCCATACAATGCAAGTGAATGGAGACTGGGGCTGTCAAACtccaaaaagacaaaaaataccATAAAAGTAGCCCATTCAACCATAGTAGTCCATTCTCTCCAGTCTTTCTCTCCAGTTAATAAGTATAATTTATGAATACTTTTGAACATTTTGTAGGAGAATGAACATCAATATTAGGAAAGAGTGgctgaaatttatttttaagggcCTTTATCATTTTAGTCAAATGGCACGTTTAATTATAATGTTCAAAGAAGGATGATAATggtcattaaaaaaacacattatgcaTGCTTTAGCTCAAAAAATATAATGGACCTTTTAGTGGACATTAGGGAAaacataaataatgaaaaagtGTATAATGactcttttaaatgtatgaaaAATATTAACCAATTTAAGTTGATGTTACATGTTCCTGTAAGCCACAGAAAAGATACATCAATGAAACAAAAGCAGATGCACCTGATTCTTGGTAGTGGGTGGAGTCAAAAAagggagagagaggaagagccgctaaaaaacacacacatatatgtcaGTTACATGGTTCTAAATGGAAAAATAAAGCCCCTCCTTCTCCTTGTGAAACAGTTTGTGGTAGGCAAAACATTTGGCTGTGTGGTCTGTGAAGATTGCGGTGTACACATGTAGATATGGGTGTTTTCCCTGTGTGAGGCCCATCCCTGATGTGCAAAGGAGGGAGGATCATACACAAACAGCTGTTTATGTATGTAATGGAGACAAAATACACTCAGCCACAAACACCACCAGACTGCAAAAGCAACATGTTACAGTAAACATGTTTACATGTTACAGTAAAAGTGTTAACGTGTGTGAATGCTGCTCAGCTCTCTCAGATCTGTGTTTGCAATTTTCACTGTTGTTGGTCAAATTTAGTTCAGTAATGACCACACTCTGGTGGATAATTTTTggacaaaatgaaaattcatattCTACTCATCTACTTGCCAAGTTTCTCAATATTTGTGGTTAGGAAAAGGAGGTTATTTAGCAGAATGTCCAAGCTGTTTTTTTCCCAAACAATGCAAGTGGATGGGGACTggggctgtcaagctccaaaaacaattataaaagtagcctattcacttctgcactatattccaagccTTCTAAAGTCATACAAAAGCTTTGTGTGAGGGTTAGAGCAAAGAAAAAAAGCCAAATGGGTTcaaactagtgttgtcaaaaggaccgacttcggtaccatctttgacgctcttcactgagcgcttacacagatacacatgatagcgtttgaaagcaggcaactaacttggtaccgaagttggtacttttgacaacactagttcaAACAACATGAAGGTAATGATGGTAGacttattttttggtgaactattaATTTAAGCAGTGGTTCTAAACATATTTAATCAAATCACCACCTCTTTGGTTTCTTTGACGTGAAATACTATGCTTAAATAATTAACTATTTATCCTGGGTAATTTAACTATTtgagtatatataaatatttataatatttctataggcccattcacaccaagatataaaaaaataataactaatgataactataaaaacaactataactatattagcatccacacagTGTACAATCATTGCCTTTTCTAATCATGCtctgcagttttgtcatctgccACGTTAAATGCTTGAGCTCATAAAGCAGaagtggattctgattggctgtcaatgtttttatcattcatcagctggaaaaaaatgttCTGCAAGTGACTTCAATTATGTCTTTTCTTTGTGTTGTTAtggttatagttgtggtgtagACTCTGTTatccttttatatttagaagGATTTTTAGGAAAATAACTACCATTATTGTTAAACTTATTGTCCTTGGTGCAAACGGGCCTTAAGACCACTATGGCATTCCAGATGTCCTAGCCTGATGACCTCTCAGATGTCTTCATCATCAACACAACACACTAGCTTTGAGAGTGAAAGTATAACTTTCAGCTGACCTTTCAGCATGAGGCCCAACCAGAGCAGTAGGAAGGATGTGGTTTAGAATATTGACAGTGGAGCAGGAGTGCATGGGTCACAAATATAAGATCACGAGAGAAATTAAGTGTATTGCCTCCGATTTGTCATCCTAAGCCCCTCAAATTAATCTAATTCTAAGTCTTGTGGGTAGCACGATGAgtacaattaaaaacaattacaaCACCAAGACAATTTTGTTAACAATCACTTCAGGATGAACTATCCACACCTTTACCATCAAACTAGAACCAGATGACTTTCTGAAGAACTAAGGTATCAAACTAAGGTATAGTGCCTCAAGGACATCTTCTCTCATCTTCTGTCCTTTGGTTTCTCTCCTCCACCTATAACTGTCCAGGTCTGGTTCATCAGTATGCATTCCTGGTACATTtcacacaccaaaaaaaaaaaaaaaaagctacacCTTGTGGTTTAACAAACTCTTGCTTGCCAAAAGCCAGTCTGCAGTGGCACCTAGAAACTTTTTCAACCAAATAAACTTATGTTCCACTATCATTCCACCATACCTGTTTATCAAATCCAAACAAACCACTCTTCCTGAGCTTTTCCCTAAAGCTTCTGTAGTTCTTCCACAATAGTATGCATTTTTTAAGAAGAGTTTCATTGGCTAATGTAGAGTTTCTTTGGTTTTCTATCTTTCTGTTCTCAGTTTACACATACTACTGCTTGACAAATGCATTTCAGGCCTACCTCTTCTACATCCTCCTCAGATTGGAGTCTTGCTGAGTGGAATATCTTAATGTTATAGTCATCTGAAATGTTCCATGTCTGAAAGCTAAACCCACTCTTTGAAAACTTTTGAGTCAAGATCAAATAATCACAGAGAAAGATTACAAATCAAAACAATGATTTCTTTTGAAGTTGATACTGCAACAAAAGTTTTTTACTTTCtaattatttaggttaccattatttactgatatttatttcaatgttttacaggctgtagtgtgttggTTAACTTacttaataatataacttggattacacatttttcaattttactcaaattaggatgatgcaaaaatgagtacaccccatgttttaatgacagcaccaagtttTCTaagcatggaatgaacaagttggcaacattttgcaacatctatctttttccattcttcaagaatgacctctttaagagactggatgctggatggagagtgacgctcaacttgtctcttcagaattccccataggtattcaattgggttcagatcaggagccaatGAACCCTGTTCTTCtacagaaatccaacagtggccttagatgtgtgtttaggatcattgtcatgttggaaaggtgCACAACGACCAAGGGCACTGAGTGatgtagcatcttctctttcagtgtagagcagtacatctgtgaattcatgaggccatcaatgaaatgcagctccccaacaccagcagcactcatgcagccccacataaggacactgccaccaccatgtttcaatgtaggcaccatgcatttttctttgtattcctcacctttgcacgccatacagttttgaagccatcagttccaaaaacatttatcttggtctgaTCACTCCaaagtatagagtcccagtagtcttcatctttgtcagcatgggcccagggcaaactctaggcgggcttttttgtgcctgggctttaggaaagTCTTCTTTCATGGatggcacccatgcatgccttGTTAACATAgtcatttgtagtctaaaatttagctttgctccagagactttcagtggggtgtactcatttttgcatcacccaaatttgagtaaaactgaaaattttgttcgctaagttatattattaaccttactttcatgttataagtaaatatatgttatataaaacttagttttgtcaacattttggaaattatttttgtgttcattgagatattgtttaaaatgttacttttcaaagggggtgtactcatttacgctgagcactgtatatattaCAAAATGCATTTAGTTTAGGTATATAGTTAAGTTGGCTATCACCACGGTCACAGCcctaattttaaacaataattatgATGTCTACTGAACAATCAAAATATCAGATACCCAGACATAAGATTTTGTGCACaatgtgacttttaattattaaCAAGGCTGAAATACAAGCTTGAATGTGCAACAGGCAGCTGACCATACAGCACTCAtact
The sequence above is drawn from the Megalobrama amblycephala isolate DHTTF-2021 linkage group LG13, ASM1881202v1, whole genome shotgun sequence genome and encodes:
- the lztfl1 gene encoding leucine zipper transcription factor-like protein 1 isoform X1; amino-acid sequence: MLDPNVNALYLILETFIFAPCHDKTPHYPAVMADFGFNEHHQNEVINYMRFARSKRALRLKTIDSCFQDLKDSRLIEETYTVDEVSDMLDGLQVLVRGEVEMELINTAHTNVLLLRQLFSQAEKFYLRLQTDISELENRELLEQVAEFEKTDFKPNNKVNQESSKPKLAPLNEGGVSELLQKEISRLQEDNDKLKARLRTLESQAMSALDDKSKAERALKDLQKSQGDHQFAMCAQEIANLEGTVAAMQADFKKTLNANVASQKDLQDSLVSAKHDLLRVQEQLSLAEKELEKKFQQTAAYRNMKEILTKKNEQIKDLRKRLQRYESDE
- the lztfl1 gene encoding leucine zipper transcription factor-like protein 1 isoform X2, translated to MLDPNVNALYLILETFIFAPCHDKTPHYPAVMADFGFNEHHQNEVINYMRFARSKRALRLKTIDSCFQDLKDSRLIEETYTVDEVSDMLDGLQVLVRGEVEMELINTAHTNVLLLRQLFSQAEKFYLRLQTDISELENRELLEQVAEFEKTDFKPNNKVNQESSKPKLAPLNEGGVSELLQKEISRLQEDNDKLKARLRTLESQAMSALDDKSKAERALKDLQKSQGDHQEIANLEGTVAAMQADFKKTLNANVASQKDLQDSLVSAKHDLLRVQEQLSLAEKELEKKFQQTAAYRNMKEILTKKNEQIKDLRKRLQRYESDE